Within Dictyostelium discoideum AX4 chromosome 4 chromosome, whole genome shotgun sequence, the genomic segment ataaataaaagccagttattattttgtaatttccCATATCTCAAAAACCCTTTTGTTGTGTTGTTTAcctcaatttttttttgtgtgggTTGATTTCGGAAAAATTTGGGGGTTGccattcaatttttttttgtggtaGTGTGggttaatttcaaataaatttgggGGTTGGCACCCAatctcaattttttttattttttttgtgtgaCAGTGTGTGGtttaatttccaaaaaaaactattttgtAAACTGactagaaaaataaaaatagatttattgCAACATAATGAATCATGTGACGGTATATTTGGTAGttggatttttattttacagaTAAATAGTAAACATACAATAAATATACatcaccaattttatttttttaacccAATAAccaaaattgaataaaaaaaaaattaaaaaaattaaaaaataaattgttatAATAAATCTTTGAATGAGATAaaggaaaattaaaaaaaataaaaataaaaataaaaataaaaataaaaataaaaaaaaaaaaaaaaaaaatctggaACTTCAAATAGTTTGtattatgatttaattaagTTATAgttgtaattattttttataaagcaTGAGCTTCATTGTATTATTAAGTtgaaggtaaaaaaaaaaaagatattttatttttgttagaaaaaaaaaaaaacattttgtttttaaatttgatttgttttaattttttttttttttttttttgcataaaatttaaaaaataattgagtaattatttgctttttttttatttatttatttatttgttttaaatatattagaagtaaaagaaaaaaattgtaGATAGATATTGAAGATGAGATGATACaagaacaaaaacaattacaagatataaattgattatttgattataGATTGGTGAATTTGGTTTAGGTTTAATTTAGAATTGGATATTATTGGATTTGAATTTGGAAATAGTATTTAATCAGTATGTTCTTTGAAACAACATCTAATGAGTGGGAGTCTAGATAATTTCTTTCCTAAATCATAGAAATAacttttatttggttttggAGCGCTTTCATAACCAAATGAATAATGTTTAGCGATTTCAGCAGCATGTTTCTCACGAAGTTTAAGACGTAGATTATCAACTGATCTAAATGCTTTTCTGGCTCTTCTCTCttcaatatatttttcaaCCTGTGTTTTAATAGCAAAGAAAATTAAtgctaaaaatattataattgcAACAATACCGATATACATTTCATTTGGAAATCCTGATGACTTATTTTCACTATAACTAATTGTTGATTcatctttataaaaaaaaaaaaaaaaaaaaaaaaaaattaatattaattttcaaaagtaataaataaataatagtagatATAGAGAGAGAGAGATATCATAGGTATTTATAACTTACATTTAAATTGGAAAATTTGAGCAATAAAGTATTGACCATCAACAGAGATACTGATATTGAATTTAGTATTGGAGTAGTTATATTTTAGCATTTCATCATAGTTGGTTACATTACAGGTTAAACTAGAATAAGTGTGAATGTTGATTTCAGGTTGTGTACATGGTTTACCATCGATTAGAATTTCAAGATTTGCATCACCAAATGATGTACCATATATAGTGATTAAAGCAGTTTGATCAATATCTGATGTATTTGTAATGGTTGGAGGAGCAAATGTATAGTTTGAATAACCAGTAATTGACGATTGGTAGACTTTTTCAGTGGCAGAATTTGAACTAGAGATTATTAATGGTTTAGAGCCAGATGTATAGTATGGTGAAAGCGATTTAAGATTTGGTAAAATTACACATTCAATGGTTGTTACATTGATTGAAGAGATATTACATGGTACTTTACCAATTGTAATGGTTGTAGTATCTTTGGTATAGTTAAAAAAGTAATGACCATTAATAGTAACCATTCCACCACCACATGGTACTGcaggattattattttcaataacaGGTTTCAAAGTGAATGGACCAGCCATATTACTAATTTGATCGCCAAGTTGGAATAGATAGCTTGCAGTGTTTTTATTTCCTGCTGGATATTGAAACGTAAGAAGATTATGACTACTTTCTACTACTGTACCATTTGCTCTACTGCCATCGAGATAAACAACAGTTATAATTGAATTGCTAACGGATTCACCGAGATTATTGCCATTAATTTGAATAGTACCATCTTTTTCTTGATCACTTGATGCGAGGTATGGAGGATTGTAACTAACGACGAACGAACCAACTGGTAAAAGATTATAGTAAACATTCATCGTGTGGCTTGAACCGAAACCAGATTTCAAAACACAGGTGAAGGATAAACCATCGCCATCTTTCAATGGATCACAAATAGGACCGCCAGGCTCACTCTTAACTGTTAGTGGAACATCTCTACCATCAGAATCTACAGTTCTCATAAAGATACCACTGATTATCAAATCACCACCAATTGTATTTGATTTGAAGCTTTGGCCAGCAGTAATGGTTGGAGTGATCTTGAAATTATATCTTGGAGATGTAAATGATTTactaccaccatcaccaacaatAAGATTCATAAAACCAGGTTGTGTATTATTTGGTAGGAATATGAAAATGGTATTATTactttcaataaaaaatccAGGTTCTTCTAAAGTTGGAGTAggctttttcaaaatattagtTTTAATATTCGCACCAGTAATTATTGTCATACTAATTACACCAGAGAAATATACACCAGATACATTGAAAATCTGTGAAGTACCCCTTTGTGAAACACCTTGAATTAATGGAAGATCatatgatattttaattgtatttgttgtgTATTTACCAATCTATATAAAAAacatcattttaaaaaaagaattagtaATTTGATTGTTATGGTTTATATATTATGATTTACTTACAGTTACATTAAGAGGAACATCATAACCAGAACCACCATATTCTGAACGACTTGGTATGGAACATATTACACTTTTTGAAGTACCAGCGAAACAACTAATAGGTTTACCACCAAAATGACCACTTATTGTAGTGCTTGGATTCACACTTAGATGGTCTCCTGTGAAAGTtaaattaccaccattatcattaagTACTCCTTCCATTACAGTGATTATTGGTAAAAATGTGTAAAGATAACTTTTATAAAATACATCACATATTGTTACATCAATGGTCCAGTTACCTTGATACTGTGATTCAGGTAATGAAAATACTATGGTGGAGTGAGTAGAATCTAGGTTTCCAGTTGGGTTGAGGTTTTCAACGGgatcatttgaattaattttaatttgggTGTTGTAAAGGTTACTTCCTTGAATGGTAATATTTCCTTGGTCATCGATTGTTGGTTTATTTGGTATATCTCCAGTTTGATATGAAGCATTATAAATTACTCTTGAGCctgaatttataattaaatctcCACAGCCTGGTTGTATTCTCATGGTGAACTGGTCTAAATTGATATTGTATGGTGTTACAATTTTGTTTGCTATATTCAAAGGTTTTATTCTACCATAAACACTTGTACAAGGATAGTTATATGTGAAATTAACGGATCCTCCTATTGTGGGGACAGATGGAAGGGATGGGATTTCtggtaaaaaataaatatcataGGTATAATCACAAAGTCTATCCTTGTATGGAAAATTAACAAcatcaaaataaaactttCCATCAGTGTCCTTTTCCAGTGTTGCATCAGTtctattatttggatttaaaaGAATGGAAATAACTTGATCATCACATCGGATTTTGGTTATTTTTGTCTCCGGCCTTTCATTGTTTATTAGATAACAATCCgatttaacaaataaaaacctataaataaaaataaataaaaaaatagttaaatgttttaatttcattcttTACTAATTACTAATTGCGGGtcaatgtaaaaaaaaaaaaaaaaaaaaaaaaaaaaaaaaaaaaaaaaaaaaaaaaaaaagaaaaaagaaaaaaaaaaaaaaggttgtGTGTTTTGTgtgtgaaaataataattaaaaacaaataataaaaaaataaaaaaatatctgtgttaaattattgaaataccccattcaaaaaaacaacaacacacACACTAACTGATTTTTAGGGTTGAAcgttttatttgtttttttttttatttttatttttattataatatttatttgatatatttctatttttaattcattatttttatttttatttttattttcaattttttttttttttcaaatattggatattttttattttttattattattattatttttttatttttattttatttaattgttaatatatatttttttaattatttattttctttatttatttatttatttttttattttttttttttttttattttttttttgaacacATGAAATGATTCAtaaaatgtatttttttttaatacttttattttcattatttattatagttTATTCGGCACCAAATCGtaagtaaatttaaatttttccaAACATATTATCATTTTGCTTTTTGttatttcaaattaattaacatgttaattttatattaggGGTAACCAGAAATGAAACTTCTATAGTATATACCTATTCCCTTGATAGTGATTATTATACTCGTTTTGTTATGTATCTAAATGCTACTACCTTAAGAACTGATATAGCtccaaattattttgattgcAGCCAAATTGTCAACTCAGAGAGATATTGTGTATTCCATTTTGCTGATTCATTTTCAAGATTATGGGGAGCCGTTTACAGTAGAGTCTGTACAAGAACAGTATCTGACCCAACGGAGGATTGTCAAAGTACTTGGATCACTGATAATGCTTTTCCAGAACCCCTCAATGTAAAATTTAGTGGATATCCAAGTACGTCTGGAGGTGATGTTGTTTTTACTGGCCTTTTTTTAAGATTGGCTGGAGGTCCTAATACTCTTGCAAATTCTTTTACTAACCCTTCAAAAACCTTTCTTATTAAAGTTCATGGTAATTTCTCTgatccaaattttaattgtaataatttcaCTGCAACATTTCCACCAAGTTCTGGGTATATCAAGGTATATTTTGATGACACTGGAAAGAGTTCTCTTCAATTACGATATGCTTCACCAACTGTATCAAGTTTTATTCTTGatgaatcaaaaaaattagtaacaATAAATGGTGATAACTATTTCACAAAGAATTCCTTAGTTCAAGTTTTTTTTGATGGTATTATtcaaaacaatattaatattacagtGAATCATTCACAAATTCAAGTGAATAACTTTATTAGAGTTGATCCTGGTCCAATGTCTGTCAATATTACTATAAACGctgtttcaattgataataattatacttATTGTTTCCCAGCAGTGATATCATCAATCTCATCGGTTTCAAATCATTTAGGTGGTGTTGTAACTATTAAAGGTTCAAAGCTATCTTCAACTTCAATTAttccaacaattaaaattggtgataaACAATGtacatttattaaatcaacaacaactgaATTAGAATGTCAATTAGAACCAAATGAAACTGGTGGTAAACATTTACCAGTTGATGTTAATTTCGGTGGTTGTAATTCAACAAGTTCTGGTAGTGATGCTGTAACCTTTACATATAGTATTCCAACGCTATCAAGTGGAACATTATCAAATGGTATAGTTACATTAATTGGTACAAATCTTGGTACAATTAATGattcattcattcaattAAACTCCAATGGAGCTATTGACAATGTAAAGAATGATCAATTTAATATATCATCCGATGAAACTACTGCtacatttaaattaccactattaaaatgtaaatcattttatattaatttcactCGTGTTGATATTTCAGCAAATAATAAACCTTCAATTTCAgcaccattattaatatatgtaATCAATAAACCTACAGTATCAAATGGATcaataaatattgaattatattatattgatTGTCCAATCAGTccatcatcaacaccaagTATTACTGTGGGTAATTCATCATCAGCTACTCAATGCTCAATaccatcattaaaaaatttatcagaATACTATCAAACAACATGTTCAATACCATATGGTACTGGTACaaataaacaattcaaattcaaatataattCAGAGGAAAGTAATAGTGAATTCTCATATGAACCACCAAAAGTTGAATCACGTTCATTCTCCAAAGGTctatttaatattacaattaatggtaataattttggtAACTCAACATCATTGATTAAAGTTTATTTCAATGGTAGTGATATTTCATCAgaaattcaatcattaaatgataatcaatttacatttaaaagattaaattCATATGAAAATGGcccaattaatattactgtAGATGGCAATAGTAATATGGAGCCATCGTTTTATTTAACATTACCACCTGTTATTTAttctataataaataaagaaaataaaacaattggttgtggtggtcTAATCACAATTTCTGGTAAGAATTTATTAACAAGTGATGATAAATTCAAAGTTAGAGTATTagcaaataatgaaaatactaCTGTAATAGTTCCCGATGAAAAAACATTAATTGTAAGAgctaataataaagatagtCCACTCTTTGTTTCAACATTAATTGGAGATGATTTGGGTCCAAATACAACATTAACATATTTTGAACCAAGAATCACAGTTATTCCAacagttaaaaataaaaaagatggtATTTCAATAAGAGTGGGTGGTGTTAGTTTATCAGGTATTATAAATGCAAGTTTAGGAATTTCATCAGAAAATGTTTCTCTTTCATGTGATTTACAATGTAGTTTATCTCCAAATgaaacattttatttaagtAATCCAATACTAAgttcaaatgaaaaagatataaCAAATAGTACTGATTGTTTATCATGTCATTCAATGAattcaattgttgttgatgaaacATCAGGAGTATTATATCTCCAATTAGGCCCAACATCATATCATTATGATGTTAAAATCGAAGAAATtcaatcatcattaaatccatcatcatcaaatggtGGTGAAAGAAAATCATCAAAACTATCAGGTGGTGCAATTGCTGGTATTACAATTGGTTGTGTTGCTGGTGCTGGTGCTTTAGTTGGTTCtgtcttttattttaaattaatcacTCGTGTTAAAAAAgcattcaattaatattttaataatagtatttgaTGGTGTAAATTACAAATTGGGATCCAAATTACAGTAGATCATACACAAATTCAAGTGAATAACTTTAATTACACtggaaaatattaatttaatgtattataaaaaatattcataACATTTATAACTGTAtcttattaattattaataatcattttatgaaaaaaaaaaaaaaaaaaatagtaattttaatattaatttaataaactatttattaaataccaataataaaaattataaatttgattttattttattataaattttatttcacacaatttaataaatatttattacatTCATTTGAAAgtgtatttaaaattttaaatttaatgaacaATTTGCTTGATAATCTATTTCATTACTAGTTTATAAACTCGGTGAATCTGGTTCCAAACTATGACCTTTTCAACTTCTTTTTTAGTTTATGAACTACTATCAAGACCACTGCTTTGACTATCGATATCAAAGATTTCATTATCCTATATATATGATTGGAGCTTTTTTGGTCGaaccaaaaataaagaagatgTTGTAGTTGATGTACTTATTGATGATTGttgttcattattaatatttatagtattagttgatgataatacaaattttattattattattattattattattattattattattattattattattattattattattattattattattattattattattattattattattattatactaTTTAATATACTGCAATggtatattaaattattgagttgattattattattattattattattttctatttgatgttgttttagattttaaataatttcatttttatcggttaattataatttcaattccaCTCCTAAGTAACTCTTTTCTTATGTCTCAGTGTGCATTGGTCAATAGCATTCAAATTatacctaaaaaaaaaaaaaaaatttaattttttttttcattttatttttcattttttttttttttttcatttttttttttcaaaaaataatttaaattaagtATAGATAAATAGAGCACTCAAATAcacaaaatgatataaaaatcaaaaaaaataaatgtaatcATTctgttttttgaatttttttttattttttaaatcaaaaattttatttttagaatttaattatttatataaaaaaataatgctTTTATTGATGATAACATTCAAATTagacacaaaaaaaaaaaaaaaaaaaaaaaaaatttccccaatttaaatttaataaaaataagaaaaaaaaaaaaaaattttttgcaACTTACACAAAATCATAGTTCACATCAAAGagtgtttgaaaaaaaaaatttttaaaattttaatttttaaaattttaatttttaaaattttaatttcttttaaaaaagaatactTTTGAACAGACATTACATTCCATTTGggtttcaaatttataaaaaaaaaaaaaaaataaaaaaataataatcaaaattgaaaacaaaaaaaaaatatcttttgatatttttttttttttttttataaattttgaaaCCGAAATGGAATGAAATgtcttttaaaaaagaatactTTTGAACAGACATTCAGaactttttccttttttttttttttttttttttttttttttttttttttttttttttttttttttcgatataaaataaaataaaataaaataaaaaaaaataaaataaaataaaataacacaaccaaataaataaaaaaagaaaaaaaaaaaaaatacaacttAAATAGatactaataaaaaaatgaaattattatttattttattaattttaacaataactattaaaaattgtttatcaattaatataaacgataataataatcaaattataaatttaaaaataaacgaTACATCCTATTCAATGGTACCATATCAAGATGAAGCATGTGCTAATTTGGAAGAAAGTATTGGTTTTACATTCCCAAGTTCACCATCAAAAGTAAAAGAGGTAATGACAGTTTTTggtcaatttaataataatttctgtGTAGTGATTTCAAATGATGGTTCAGGTACATTTGAGATTGAATGGTATATCGATCAAGATTGTTCAAACATCGcaccaaaatcaaaaccatATTCAACTGAACAATATCAAATTGGGAAATGTTTATACTCAAGTACAATGGGTTCATACTATACTCTAACTGAGACCGATCAAGTCCAATTCGATGAAAACACATTAATCATTCAAGATACCATCAAACAAGATAATAGTAAATGTAATTCAGTTAGAGAGGGTTATTATAGTTTTGTTAAAAACTCTACTCAATTCCAAGAAATGAGAGGCTGGGTGACCTTTACTGATACTTATTATTGTACTGACAATTTACAACCATTTTGTTATTCTTGTTCCGATGAGGGTTGTAATCAACTTTATTTAGAACAAACTTGTGTTCAACAAGATaactttaatattaaatgttttggttcatcatcatcttcttctttctaaattttaataaaattattaaaaaataaaaaaaaataaataaacaataattaaaaaatttatatatattcatAAATTTTATCTTATGACtctaaatgaaaaaaaaaaaaaaaaaaaaaaaaatattaaaaaaaaaaaaaaataaactataatacttttaaaacaaatttaatttatttgttattattattattattattattattattattattattagtttattAAAGGTGAAGTAATTGTTGGAGTTGAGGTTTGagaatttatattttgttgtgagatttgattttgtgaatttgttgaattaaagGAGGTTGATGGTAGAATTGTTGGGCTGACCTCATAAGAGGTGGTAGCATTGGTGGCGGTATTTGATGATTTGGAACATTTACGGTTCTTAATTCATTGCAAAACATTTGAATATCTTTCTCTAGTACAGATTGGATTCAGTGaatccaaataaaataattccaATACACAATCATTTATAAAACAAGTTAATAGTTTCATTTTAGACAACACATTggtttgaatttaatgaacTATATAGAAATCTTATTTTGTATATTACAACCAACaataatctttatttttttactttttattttttatttttttatttatttatttttatttttatttttatttttatttttaattttaattataatttacatAATAAATCTCTTTTTATCTTGTCAAATGCTAATGTTGATTGTAGTGAAGTGGAATGACACTATTATTAACACAACCTCTATTATTATGaatattactactactactactactactcctactactactactaatatCCTGATGTTATTGAGgtaattttagatatttattgaaatattttgattgttgataattctttttcatgTTTCCTTGGTAGTTCTTTGATTTATGGGTCAAAGGAACTGATATCATTCTCTTGTTAATTTggtttttataaattctctttaattggtattggtggttGTCTGGtgttatttttgttgttgtagtgtTTTTTTGGTGAAGAGGAAGGTGTAGaagatttatcattattaggATTTGGTTATCAATCTTAaggttgattattttttaaattagagtaatttgttgttattgttattgtattactttattgattaatattataaagtGAAGTGGTAATCCGTAATTATATATTAGTAATAGTTTTGTAATAAGTCATGGTGTGATGATAGGGATCTTTGGGTGTGTGAGGTGGTGGTGAAATCCTTTGTTAATGGTACTGGTGATGAAATTGGGTGAAAAAAGATCAATTGGATGGTTGattattgaattgatttagAGTTGGTTGATGATTTGGTTGGGTTTGACATAGTAAACTATATATTGGTTTGATATTGGTTGGattcaaattgtttaaaaaaaaaaaaaaaaaaataataaaaataaaaaaaaagttttgttgGCCTAAAGTTGgagatttaaaaatgaaaagaaaaattttattatcatatgataatgaattaattattttataataattttgtgtaactatttggtaaaaaatgtttatttatttatttttttatttttttattatttttttttttccttcttatttatttattttatttttttttttttataaaaaaaaagattatttaacttttaattttctattttaatttgtctGATGGCTTTTAAACCACAAGCATTACAAAGTTGACCATTAACCATAGTTTTTATCCAACttattgattctttaatGTTACACATTGAACAATTaccaggtttttttttttccattctTTTCATTGTATCAAAAGGTTCAACTGATTTCGACAaagaaactttttttatccTTTCATAATTAACATACTTTGATTTTCTTGGTATATATTGCTTTTTAActgtttcatttttttttacgcTTTGTTCTTTTATCaaattgttattatcttCCTCAGATGATGAACTTTcccaattataattttcttttttattataattcattgaattattattaaataaattattattaatattattattattaaaattattattattattaataatattattaattgaattattattattattattattaatattattattattattattattattattattattattattaatattattattatttttattattattactattattattattattattattattattattattattattattattattattattattattattattattattattattattattattattattattattattattattattataattataattattattgttattgttattgttatgattattattattattattatttgaattatttgaattacaatccccaattttattttttttattattattaaaataattattattattgttattattattactattattattgttattattattattattattattattattattattattattattattattataattattattattatttttatttctagtTTTTAAAGGAGAATTTGATGAAATAATAGTTGGTGTTGTGGATTGTGATGATTGAGGAGAGATTGGTTGAGAATAATTATTTGGAGAATTGGAAACAACAGTGGATGGAGTTGcgttatttatattttcagtATAGTAAACTGGAAATTGAGGTGATGGAGAATGATGTGATGGTATACATATAGTTTCAGAAgcattagaaaataaaagtatATCTTTCTCTAGAGTttcttgaaaataatttaaataaaatatttcaaaaatacAGTCACCAATAAAAGatgtaatttcaattattattaaaatatcactcaattgattatttattaaattttttttaaaaatctaaggaaaaaaaaaaagtatactTATTAATTAGTattgattaaattatttaattaaattatttaattaaatttttaaaaaaaaaaataaaaaataaaaaataaaaaaataaaaaataatgtttatTTACCTCATTTGAAATGCATTTTCTGTAGGAGTTAATactttgaattgattttatatgttcattaaaattaaatggttG encodes:
- the tgrE1 gene encoding IPT/TIG domain-containing protein; this translates as MKLKHLTIFLFIFIYRFLFVKSDCYLINNERPETKITKIRCDDQVISILLNPNNRTDATLEKDTDGKFYFDVVNFPYKDRLCDYTYDIYFLPEIPSLPSVPTIGGSVNFTYNYPCTSVYGRIKPLNIANKIVTPYNINLDQFTMRIQPGCGDLIINSGSRVIYNASYQTGDIPNKPTIDDQGNITIQGSNLYNTQIKINSNDPVENLNPTGNLDSTHSTIVFSLPESQYQGNWTIDVTICDVFYKSYLYTFLPIITVMEGVLNDNGGNLTFTGDHLSVNPSTTISGHFGGKPISCFAGTSKSVICSIPSRSEYGGSGYDVPLNVTIGKYTTNTIKISYDLPLIQGVSQRGTSQIFNVSGVYFSGVISMTIITGANIKTNILKKPTPTLEEPGFFIESNNTIFIFLPNNTQPGFMNLIVGDGGSKSFTSPRYNFKITPTITAGQSFKSNTIGGDLIISGIFMRTVDSDGRDVPLTVKSEPGGPICDPLKDGDGLSFTCVLKSGFGSSHTMNVYYNLLPVGSFVVSYNPPYLASSDQEKDGTIQINGNNLGESVSNSIITVVYLDGSRANGTVVESSHNLLTFQYPAGNKNTASYLFQLGDQISNMAGPFTLKPVIENNNPAVPCGGGMVTINGHYFFNYTKDTTTITIGKVPCNISSINVTTIECVILPNLKSLSPYYTSGSKPLIISSSNSATEKVYQSSITGYSNYTFAPPTITNTSDIDQTALITIYGTSFGDANLEILIDGKPCTQPEINIHTYSSLTCNVTNYDEMLKYNYSNTKFNISISVDGQYFIAQIFQFKYESTISYSENKSSGFPNEMYIGIVAIIIFLALIFFAIKTQVEKYIEERRARKAFRSVDNLRLKLREKHAAEIAKHYSFGYESAPKPNKSYFYDLGKKLSRLPLIRCCFKEHTD
- the tgrD1 gene encoding IPT/TIG domain-containing protein, whose translation is MIHKMYFFLILLFSLFIIVYSAPNRVTRNETSIVYTYSLDSDYYTRFVMYLNATTLRTDIAPNYFDCSQIVNSERYCVFHFADSFSRLWGAVYSRVCTRTVSDPTEDCQSTWITDNAFPEPLNVKFSGYPSTSGGDVVFTGLFLRLAGGPNTLANSFTNPSKTFLIKVHGNFSDPNFNCNNFTATFPPSSGYIKVYFDDTGKSSLQLRYASPTVSSFILDESKKLVTINGDNYFTKNSLVQVFFDGIIQNNINITVNHSQIQVNNFIRVDPGPMSVNITINAVSIDNNYTYCFPAVISSISSVSNHLGGVVTIKGSKLSSTSIIPTIKIGDKQCTFIKSTTTELECQLEPNETGGKHLPVDVNFGGCNSTSSGSDAVTFTYSIPTLSSGTLSNGIVTLIGTNLGTINDSFIQLNSNGAIDNVKNDQFNISSDETTATFKLPLLKCKSFYINFTRVDISANNKPSISAPLLIYVINKPTVSNGSINIELYYIDCPISPSSTPSITVGNSSSATQCSIPSLKNLSEYYQTTCSIPYGTGTNKQFKFKYNSEESNSEFSYEPPKVESRSFSKGLFNITINGNNFGNSTSLIKVYFNGSDISSEIQSLNDNQFTFKRLNSYENGPINITVDGNSNMEPSFYLTLPPVIYSIINKENKTIGCGGLITISGKNLLTSDDKFKVRVLANNENTTVIVPDEKTLIVRANNKDSPLFVSTLIGDDLGPNTTLTYFEPRITVIPTVKNKKDGISIRVGGVSLSGIINASLGISSENVSLSCDLQCSLSPNETFYLSNPILSSNEKDITNSTDCLSCHSMNSIVVDETSGVLYLQLGPTSYHYDVKIEEIQSSLNPSSSNGGERKSSKLSGGAIAGITIGCVAGAGALVGSVFYFKLITRVKKAFN
- the gtaD gene encoding GATA zinc finger domain-containing protein 4, with product MSINHFNNNKNNNNKNNKNNEENFWDNTQCNNDRNKFSIDNIINSNYPTANTTTITSTTNQTIQNNVLNSINIKNNESLKNIYYDENLQRKLTSINFLKNLCSVRDQPFNFNEHIKSIQSINSYRKCISNEIFKKNLINNQLSDILIIIEITSFIGDCIFEIFYLNYFQETLEKDILLFSNASETICIPSHHSPSPQFPVYYTENINNATPSTVVSNSPNNYSQPISPQSSQSTTPTIISSNSPLKTRNKNNNNNYNNNNNNNNNNNNNNNNNNNNSNNNNNNNNYFNNNKKNKIGDCNSNNSNNNNNNNHNNNNNNNNYNYNNNNNNNNNNNNNNNNNNNNNNNNNNNNNNNNNNNNNSNNNKNNNNINNNNNNNNNNNNNINNNNNNNSINNIINNNNNFNNNNINNNLFNNNSMNYNKKENYNWESSSSEEDNNNLIKEQSVKKNETVKKQYIPRKSKYVNYERIKKVSLSKSVEPFDTMKRMEKKKPGNCSMCNIKESISWIKTMVNGQLCNACGLKAIRQIKIEN